The proteins below come from a single Cervus elaphus chromosome 4, mCerEla1.1, whole genome shotgun sequence genomic window:
- the LOC122691965 gene encoding 60S ribosomal protein L22-like 1 has translation MVPKKDKKPKKSTWKFNLDLTHPVEDGIFDSGYFEQLLWEKVEVNGKTGDPGNVIHIECFKNKIIVVFEKQFSKRYLKCLTKEYLKKNNLRDWLCVVASDKETYELRYFQISQDEDESESED, from the coding sequence ATGGTGCCAAAGAAAGATAAGAAGCCTAAGAAGTCAACCTGGAAGTTTAATTTGGATCTTACTCATCCAGTAGAAGATGGAATTTTTGATTCTGGATATTTTGAACAGTTATTGTGGGAGAAAGTTGAAGTGAATGGCAAGACTGGAGATCCTGGGAATGTCATTCACATTGAATGCTTCAAGAATAAAATCATAGTCGTTTTTGAGAAACAGTTCTCTAAAAGATATTTGAAGTGCCTAACCAAGGAATACCTTAAAAAGAACAATCTTCGTGATTGGCTTTGTGTGGTTGCATCAGACAAGGAGACTTATGAGCTTCGTTACTTCCAGATTAGTCAAGATGAAGATGAATCTGAGTCTGAAGACTAG